GACGCTGCTCGGCACCTTCAAGGTTTCGATCCCGACGGCGTTCTTCGCCAGCTTCGGCGTGATCCTGTCGGCGTGCTACGCGCTGTGGCTCTACCGCAAGGTCGTGTTCGGAGCGCTGGTCAAGCCGCAGCTCGCGAGCATGAAGGATCTCACTTTCCGCGAGTGCCTGACGCTGTTCCCGATGATCGCGCTGACGATCCTGTTCGGCGTCTACCCGAAGCCGGTGCTCGACATGTCGGCCGCCTCGGTCCAGCAACTCGTCAACAACTACAACACCGCTGTGACGGCCGTGAAGGCCGCCGCACTGCTCCAGTGATCGGGCAGGTCAGGATATCGCCATGAGCTTTGAGACTGCAGGTTATCAACTGGCGCCGGTGCTGCCCGAGATCGTGCTCGCGGTCGGCGCCATGGCGCTCCTGATGCTGGGAGCCTATCGCGGGCAGGGGACGACCGGCGCAATCACCTCGCTGGCGGTCGTGCTCTTGGGGGTGGTCGGCATGCTCGAATACATGCTGCCCGCGGGCAAGCATGTGACCTTCGGCGGCAGCTTCATCGTCGACGACTTCGCCCGCTTCATGAAGATCCTGGCCCTGATCGGCTCGGCGGTGACGCTGGTGCTGTCGACCGAGTTCCTGTCCGACCCCTCGCGCCGCATCTTCGAATACGCCATCCTGGTGCTGCTCTCGACCCTCGGCATGATGGTGCTGATCTCGGCCGGCGACCTGATCTCGCTCTATCTCGGCCTCGAACTGATGTCGCTTGCGCTCTACGTCGTGGCGGCCTCCAACCGCGACAACGCCAAGTCGACCGAAGCCGGTCTGAAGTACTTCGTGCTCGGCGCGCTGTCGTCGGGCATGCTGCTCTACGGCTCCTCGCTCATTTACGGCTTTACCGGAACTGTCAGCTTCACCGGCATCGCTGCGGCGGCGACGGTCTCGAATGTCGGCCTCGTGTTCGGCCTCGTCTTCCTGCTCGTCGGCCTCTGCTTCAAGGTCTCGGCCGTGCCGTTCCACATGTGGACGCCTGATGTCTATGAGGGCGCGCCGACCCCGGTCACCGCCTTCTTCGCCTCGGCGCCGAAGGTGGCCGCGCTCGCGGTTTTCACCCGCGTCACACTGACCGCATTCCCGGGCATCGTCTCGCAGTGGCAGCAGATCCTGGTGTTCGTGGCGATCGCCTCGATGGCGCTGGGTTCGTTCGCCGCGATCGGCCAGAGCAACATCAAGCGCCTGATGGCGTACTCCTCGATCGGCCACATGGGTTTTGCTTTGGTCGGCCTTGCCTCGGGCACGGTCGAGGGCGCGCAGGGCGTCTTGATGTACATCGTGATCTATGTCGCGATGACGCTGGGCTCGTTCTCGATCATCCTCGCCATGCGCCGCAACGGCCAGGCCGTCGAGCAGATCAGCGATTTCGCTGGTCTGTCGCGCACCAATCCGCTGCTTGCCTTCATGTTCGCGATGCTGCTGTTCTCGCTCGCCGGCATCCCGCCGCTCGCCGGCTTCTTCGCCAAGTGGTATGTCTTCGTCGCCGCCATCAAGGCGAATTTGTTCACGCTCGCCGTCGTCGGCGTGCTGACCAGTGTGGTCGGAGCCTACTACTACCTCGCCATCGTCAAGACGATGTATTTCGACGAGCCGGCCGGGCAGGTCGATCCGGTGCGCGTCGAGGTGAAGACGGTGCTGGCGGTGTTCGGCCTGTTCAACATCCTGTTTGCGCTGTTCGCAGGTCCGGTGGTGAGCGTCGCGTCCGCCGCCGCAAAGTCGCTGTTCTAGGATGGCTTTCGCGCTCGGTCCTCGCGCATCGGCCGCGGGCTACAAGCTCGCGGCGTTCGAACGGATCGGCTCGACCAATACCGAGGCGATCGAGCGGGCGAGGGCCGGCGAGCGTGGCCCGATCTGGTTCGTCACGTCGGAACAGACCGCCGGCCGCGGCCGCCGCCAGCGCGCCTGGATCGCGCCGCGCGGCAATCTCGCCGCCAGCATCCTCGAAGTCATGGACGTCGCCCCTGCCGTCGCCGCCACGCTCGGCTTTGCCGCGGGGCTCGCCGAAGAGGCGGCGCTGGAAAAGGTCAGCCTCGAGGCCGCGCTGCGGCTCGGCGAGGGCCGCCCCCGCTACGCCCTGAAATGGCCGAATGACGTGCTCGCCGGTGGCAAGAAGCTGGTCGGCATAGCGCTCGAAGCCGAGGCCATCGGCGATCGCCTCGCTGTGGTGGCGGGCATGGGTACCAATGTCGTCGCCGCGCCTGAGGGTACGCCGACGCCTGCGGTGTCCCTGGCTGCGCTCGGCGTCCAAATCAGCGCGGAGGAGCTGTTCTCGGCGCTCTCCGACGCCTGGGTCGAGTTCCGCGGCATCTGGGACAATGGCCGCGGCTTCGCCGAGATCCGCAGGCTGTGGCTGGAGCGCGCCGCCGGTCTCGGGGAGAAGGTCGCGATCCACACGGGAACGACGACGCTGGAAGGCATTTTTGACACCATCGACGACACCGGCTGCCTGATCGTCCGTACCGCGGAGGGCCGCCGCGTACCGGTCGCCGCGGGCGAGGTGTTCTTCGGCCCGGTCGCCTCCGTGGGAGCTGCGTGATGGCGAAGCCCGAGGAACTGGTATTTGCGCCGCTTGGCGGCGTCGGCGAGATCGGCATGAACCTGTCGATCTACGGCCTCGGCAGCCGCCAGCAGCGGGCCTGGCTCGCGGTCGATCTCGGCGTCTCCTTCGGCGACGAGGAGCATCTGCCGGGCATCGACCTGATCATGCCCGACATCAGCTTCCTGGAGAAGGAACGCAAGAACCTGATGGGGCTGGTGCTGACCCACGCCCATGAGGACCATTTCGGCGCCATCATCGACCTCTGGCCCAAGCTGAAATGCCCGATCTATGCGACGCAGTTCAGTGCCGCTTTGTTCGAGGCCAAATGCGCCGCCGAGCGCAACGCGCCGAAGATCCCGGTGACGGTGGTGCCGTCGGGCGGCCGCGTCGATGTCGGCCCGTTCAACGTCGAGTTCATCCCCGTCGCGCACTCCATTCCCGAGGCACACGCGCTGGCGATCCACACCTCGGCCGGCACGGTGCTGCACACCGGCGACTGGAAGATCGACCCGACGCCGACCCTCGGACGTCCGACCGACGAGAAGCGGCTGCGCGAACTGGGCGATGAGGGCCTGATCGCCCTGATCGGCGATTCCACCAACGCGGTGCGCGACGGCCGCTCGCCTTCGGAAGCGGACGTCGCCCAGACCATCATCGACCTCGTGAAGGCGGCCAAGGGCCGCGTCGCCGTCACGACCTTCGCCTCCAACGTCGCCCGCATCAAGGCGGTGGCCGCCGCTGCGAAAGCTTCCGACCGCGAAGTCGTCGTGGTCGGCCGCGCCATGGAGCGCGTGGTTCAGGTCGCGCGCGAGACCGGCTATCTCGACGGCGTGCAGAATTTCCGCTCGCCCGACATCTACGGCCACCTTCCGCAGGACAAGGTGCTGGCGCTCTGCACCGGCAGCCAGGGCGAGCCGCGCGCCGCGCTGGCGCGCATCGCCAATGACGACCATCCCGAGATCACGCTCAACCGCGGCGACAGCGTCATCTTCTCCTCACGCACCATCCCGG
The nucleotide sequence above comes from Bradyrhizobium sp. NDS-1. Encoded proteins:
- the nuoN gene encoding NADH-quinone oxidoreductase subunit NuoN, giving the protein MSFETAGYQLAPVLPEIVLAVGAMALLMLGAYRGQGTTGAITSLAVVLLGVVGMLEYMLPAGKHVTFGGSFIVDDFARFMKILALIGSAVTLVLSTEFLSDPSRRIFEYAILVLLSTLGMMVLISAGDLISLYLGLELMSLALYVVAASNRDNAKSTEAGLKYFVLGALSSGMLLYGSSLIYGFTGTVSFTGIAAAATVSNVGLVFGLVFLLVGLCFKVSAVPFHMWTPDVYEGAPTPVTAFFASAPKVAALAVFTRVTLTAFPGIVSQWQQILVFVAIASMALGSFAAIGQSNIKRLMAYSSIGHMGFALVGLASGTVEGAQGVLMYIVIYVAMTLGSFSIILAMRRNGQAVEQISDFAGLSRTNPLLAFMFAMLLFSLAGIPPLAGFFAKWYVFVAAIKANLFTLAVVGVLTSVVGAYYYLAIVKTMYFDEPAGQVDPVRVEVKTVLAVFGLFNILFALFAGPVVSVASAAAKSLF
- a CDS encoding ribonuclease J, whose product is MAKPEELVFAPLGGVGEIGMNLSIYGLGSRQQRAWLAVDLGVSFGDEEHLPGIDLIMPDISFLEKERKNLMGLVLTHAHEDHFGAIIDLWPKLKCPIYATQFSAALFEAKCAAERNAPKIPVTVVPSGGRVDVGPFNVEFIPVAHSIPEAHALAIHTSAGTVLHTGDWKIDPTPTLGRPTDEKRLRELGDEGLIALIGDSTNAVRDGRSPSEADVAQTIIDLVKAAKGRVAVTTFASNVARIKAVAAAAKASDREVVVVGRAMERVVQVARETGYLDGVQNFRSPDIYGHLPQDKVLALCTGSQGEPRAALARIANDDHPEITLNRGDSVIFSSRTIPGNEKAVGSIVNNLVLQGVEIITDRDALVHVSGHPRRDELRDLIAWTRPPLLIPVHGEALHLHEHAKLARAAGVPRVLVCRNGDLVKLGPGDPGIIGEVPSGRLYKDGTILEDSKSRAVVERRRMAFSGCAFVAIAMTEQGELADDPEVDLVGIPEKNRAGEPFDDLVFDAVMSTIEGLPKARRRDADALAESVRRAVRAVINEHWGKKPPCLVHVLTV
- a CDS encoding biotin--[acetyl-CoA-carboxylase] ligase, producing the protein MAFALGPRASAAGYKLAAFERIGSTNTEAIERARAGERGPIWFVTSEQTAGRGRRQRAWIAPRGNLAASILEVMDVAPAVAATLGFAAGLAEEAALEKVSLEAALRLGEGRPRYALKWPNDVLAGGKKLVGIALEAEAIGDRLAVVAGMGTNVVAAPEGTPTPAVSLAALGVQISAEELFSALSDAWVEFRGIWDNGRGFAEIRRLWLERAAGLGEKVAIHTGTTTLEGIFDTIDDTGCLIVRTAEGRRVPVAAGEVFFGPVASVGAA